One Caretta caretta isolate rCarCar2 chromosome 6, rCarCar1.hap1, whole genome shotgun sequence genomic region harbors:
- the LOC125637689 gene encoding uncharacterized protein LOC125637689 — protein MQSSSAQVTMMESQNRKRAPAWTEREVWDLIAVWGEESVLSELRSSFQNAKTFVKISQGMKDRGHNRDPKQCRVKLKELRQAYQKTREVNSRSGSEPQTCRFYDELHAILGGSATTTPAVLFDSFNGDGGNTEAGFGDEEDDDEEEVVDSSQQASGETGFPDSQELFLTLDLEPVPPEPTQGCLLDPAGGEGTSAACVSMITGSSPSQRLVKLRKKKKRTRDEMFSELMLSSHTDRAQTNAWRQIMSECRKAQNDQEERWRAEESKWRAEESKWRAEDRAEAPMPPGIQKCKGRLGKEK, from the exons atgcagagctcatcagcacaggtgaccatgatggagtcccagaatcgcaaaagagctccagcatggaccgaacgggaggtatgggatctgatcgctgtttggggagaggaatccgtgctatcagaactccgttccagttttcaaaatgccaaaacctttgtcaaaatctcccagggcatgaaggacagaggccataacagggacccgaagcagtgccgcgtgaaactgaaggagctgaggcaagcctaccagaaaaccagagaggtgaacagccgctctgggtcagagccccaaacatgccgcttctatgatgagctgcatgccattttagggggttcagccaccactaccccagccgtgttgtttgactccttcaatggagatggaggcaatacggaagcaggttttggggacgaagaagatgatgatgaggaggaggttgtagatagctcacagcaagcaagcggagaaaccggttttcccgacagccaggaactgtttctcaccctagacctggagccagtaccccccgaacccacccaaggctgcctcctggacccagcaggcggagaagggacctctg ctgcatgtgtttcaatgatcacaggatcttctccttcccagaggctagtgaagcttagaaagaaaaaaaaacgcactcgcgatgaaatgttctccgagctcatgctgtcctcccacactgacagagcacagacgaatgcgtggaggcaaataatgtcagagtgcaggaaagcacaaaatgaccaggaggagaggtggcgggctgaagagagtaagtggcgggctgaagagagtaagtggcgggctgaagacagggctgaagctccaatg cCACCAGGGATCCAGAAATGCAAAGGCAGACTTGGAAAAGAGAAATGA